In the Arachis ipaensis cultivar K30076 chromosome B04, Araip1.1, whole genome shotgun sequence genome, ATCCAGTCACCGAGCAAGACTCCAGTGGCCGAGCAACCAGTCCCTCTCCTGCAAAAACCTAAAAAGCAACAGAACGATGTCTTCTTCGGAGGTTAGATTTTGTGCttggttataattttttttacagtaATTAATGTATATATTGTCAACAAAATCCTAGTCTGTAATATTTTTAGTGATATTTGTACTTGATTTAGTGGGATTTTTAGTGATATTTGTACTTGATTTAACctgaataattatttttagtgTCTTTTTGAATATATATGTAGCTGTCTCTGATTGTTTGTGGTCATTTAAATTATGTTGATTGGCTTTAAAAATGAATTACTTATGGTTCTGTCTATGAGCTGCTTATGAGCTGCTTTGGTTTTGTTTATGAGCTGTGTATCAGTTGCTTATGTCTTAGTAGATTTGTGTTGAATTATCTCAAAATAATGTATGGCAGTTGGTGAGTATTAAATGATGCAAATAAACTAGCTTGTTGTACTGTTATGTGAGTTTCTGATTGTATGTTGAGAAACAAAGGTTTTGGTGCAAGGTGTTGAATTAGTTATCCAATGCTTGTGGGAAGAATACAATTCATTGTTAGATCATGTTGTTTTTAAATCCAATGATGCTTGTTTAGTGGATTGAGCAAAATGTGAAAGAAGATAACTATTAgagcttttgatccttttttaTTCAAACAATTGAATAATGCATACACATCTGCACAAACAATAGTATTAAAAGATAGAAGTTGTTTTAACTTCAATTAATTAAGCTCATCCATTAAATCATGTACTACATTATTTTGTGTTATTGATATTAAATGTCATTGCTATTCTTTATTACTGTTGAGTGCATTCTTATGCGTTTAAGTCATCAATTCATTATTGTTGCTCAACAGTGGAAGATTTTAGTGTGGGCAACTTTGTAAGCAACAGTGTTGCATTATAACACAATATACACATATGAATGATCACAGAGAGAAATGAAAAGAGACTCAAAATTGTCCACTAACAATGGTTGAATTTGAAATGTATAGTGTAATGTACTTGTATCCATGCTTTAAAGGATTTATATACTAGCTATTGGTTTATTTTATATACAGGTTGTCTACACCTTTTTATAGTAGTCTAGTTTCATCTTTGTTGCTGGAAACAAAATTGTTGGTGCTGTTCATGAgttaaaaatactaatttttcaTTGTTCTGTTTATATGTATGCAGCCAACAAGCAATGAGGTGCCCAATGAACGGACGCTTGAAGTTAGGGGTGAAAATGTTGAGTCCGTGGTACGTTCTTCAACGGACAGCGGCGTGCTTACCAAATGACAACTGATTTTGAGGTGCTTATTGAAGAGTTTGAGAAACTTGAATTAGGTATGCAAAAAAGAAATTTGTAGTTCCTTTCATGGTTtatgtttataatttataatctatattatgtttataatctatattgattttcttgttttatttttgtagaaATTGCACCAACCGGAGAAGATGAGGATGAGTCTGGTGTGGATTCAGATTAAGCATGGTGGCTGTttggtttttatttgttttaaagtGAATGTTTCGGTTTAAAGtgtgtttatttttgttgttttgctagacatttttaattatctttattttatgtttaattaagTTGAATTTGTATTGGATTTGGATGTGATATACTCTTGTTATTCTAGTTTATTGAAGGTTTTAAACTTCATTTTATGGTATTTTAAATTCTGATTATTAGGtgtaaaaaaaactgaaaaaaccgACTGAACTAAACTGttgttggttcggttcggttgttCAAACAGCAGCCAACCGAATGGTTGGTCTCATTGTAGAACCGAGCCGATTACACCCCTACTAGTTATTATTTGTCTATATTTTAAACATATCAGTACGTATAAATTTATCATCTTATCGAAGCAAACACCTTAATATATTATTTGTTTATATCTTAACTATTATATTCTCATAAGTTATTTAGTCATCTACATATAATGATTGAAATAAATCCATAATTATTCATGTTTTTGGACAAATAAATATTCATTTAATAAGGTTCCATTTGGTAACAAAGACATAAAAAAAGTGAACAGAGACATAAAGACTTACTAATATATGGGCATAAACATACATAGTTTTTTTATTGtgtttaataataatatatacaacAATACACTAAATTTCTATTCATATCAAAATATCAAATTTATCCTTATCAGAAACACCACTACCAGTATCATCATCTACaactatcatcatcatcatcatcatcatcatcatctataattaacaaaaaattttaaaataaattttttaacaataaCTATTTGtctttctcaaaaaaaaaaagattgacAAAGAGATTGTTAATAATCACAATAATAatcaaccaaaataaaaaaaaatcaagagaATGAGAGAGATGGGGTGACGACAATAGAAGGGGGAGAAGAAGGCAGTGGTAGCTGTGAGTTGCTGGTGATGACAGTTGTGAAATGGAGGAAGATGAGTAGGCACGACGTACGAGTATTTCTGTGTCACGAGGGGTGAGTGTTGCGAGATGCTAGACCGCGAGGGATGGATGACGACAGTGCTGTGAGTTTCTGGGTCGTGAAGGGTAGACGATGATGGTTATGCGACGGTGGGATGACTTTCTACTCGTGAGAGCTGAACGGCGACGATGTTGCGACTGTTTCAATGATGGGCAACAGATCTTGAGGAGTGATGGTGGTAGAGGAAGGAGTAATTGAAGGAAGATGATAGAGGCAgaagaagatgaaggaagaaagaaggaaggagagagaagaagaaactttattaaaatttaaggttaaaattggaatttaaaagggaaaaaaaattcaTTGTCTTGTTTCTATGTGTTAGTGTCCCAACTTTTAGGTGGTACGCAAATTTTGTGTATTTATGTCTAACTATATTTTCTTGTATCTATCAAATTTTTTGTATCTCACCAAATCAAACCAAAGATGTGTGTTACTTTCATGTCTTAGAGAGACATAGATAATAATCAAACGCTACCTAACTGTCACATGACCCAAAAGCTTTGCATACTGCCCAATTCTTTTTTGTTTGGACATGCATACTGCCCAATTCTTAACTTGAGTGTTCAATTAGTGGGCTGGTCCAGGATCCGGCCCAAGTCCAACTCTACTTTTCGAGTGGGGATTAGGTGAGGAACGAGCGGGAAGAAACATAATCGAAAACTTTTGAATGTtcgttctcttctctcttctctcttctctctaactCTTACCGTCGGCTACCGAAGCTCGCTCTTCTCGCTGCACGCCATTGTGGATTACCCAAAGATTCGAACTTGAAGACACCCAAGTTTCCGATTCATTCGCAATTTAGAAACCCTAATTTCTGTTTTCCGTGTTCTTCAATCTCTAGCCGGAACACCGAAACCCTAGGGCTTTTCTTCTGTGTACGAAGTTTCTGAAATAACTATGATTTTCGCAACCAATTATTCAACTGAAAGATGACAAAAGATGCCTCGGAACCGGGTGGAAGTGGGGGTGGTGGCTTCCACGCGGTTCACGCGGAGCGTGACCTAGAGTCAAATTGGGAAGTTGACCTCGCCAAGAAACTCGAGGAGTATCTGCTGAAAATTTGCTCCGGGGAGATCACCGGCGAAGAGGAAGGACACATTCCAGTGAATTTTGCAGAAGGTTTGGACCTACTCAATATTTGTTcaaagtttcaatttttattaaaaGAATTGTTCATTTGAATTTGAAGCCATGTGTTCAGCTGAATTCGTTGTTTCTGCGTAATTGTAGCTGCTCTACTGCTTCAGGGTTCGATACAGGTGTATAGTAGAAAGGTGGAATATCTATATACTCTGGTGTTGCGTGCTTTAGAGTTCCTTTCACAGAAAAGGTTTGTTTTTTGAGCTAAAGCTTAAGCATTTATTTGAACTTTTTAATGCAAGTTTCAGTTCACTTTATTTATTTGTGATAGAAATTCGACTACATATCCATAGCATAGCCCATTTTTGGATTTCGGTTAATATATGTGTACTTCAGCACTtttgtaaataaataaaacaaaattggcTGATTAGCAGTGATGAAAGTTTGTTCTGGCTTTCCTTTTCTACGTGGTAGCAGTTTCCTCATTAATTGATGTTTAAGCAATGTCAATTCACCAATGATTTGTTTTGGATCTTTGGCTCATATGGCTGAGATTTTTGGTTGTAGACATGGACAATTAGTGTAGAATTCCCATCACCTTCACTTGAAATatcaaaacatgttttttaatgAGAATGAGATTATGAGAATGTACTCAAATTCTGTCCGATGAAGTAGCCTATTTGGTTCCTAGGACCATTCTAACAGTATAGTAGCATATCAGCGATGTTTCTGTATCACTTTATTATAACTCATGTTGTTGTTAGTTGTTCTCGGCaagtatttattttttaacaataTGGCTGCCATAACATAGCTGATTCCATTAAGTAGTTGTACTTCATAATTGATAAGAGCCAAGTGACTGTAAAGCAGATCCCTTGTATAAAACCCCCAAAAGATTGTATTTGACAAGAAACAGGAATTACAGTCTATTCTAAGTTCTgactaaatattatttatttcatAATATGCAATTGCAAACTTTACAGCATTATTTTGATTTCTGCTTAATGTTTTTGGACAGACAGCAAGATCATATAGATGGAGGATCAGACCAACATGATGAGAGTGGTCCCTCTGCTATTACCAATGAAGAAAATGATCAATTCTGGTGCTCGGATGACATCCCAGGTAGCATGTTAACGGATAATTCATCAAAATGATGAAACAAGAGCAATGTATAGAACAATTCTCTTGCTTGAATGTTGTTTGTGATGTGTTAGACTTGTTTCCATGCAAGAATATCTTATTAGACTTGACCATTATATTCTTTTATGGGTCCCTTTTTGACCCTAGGTTATTCATAAATGATTAAAATCAATGTATGTCTAGGTCAAGTGAAATTTTATTATGAGATTATCAGGTCCATTTAGACCACAGGATTATTGAGGACGTCTGTAAGTTAGGCTACtactttaaaaagaaaaataaaaaataaaatttattaagtgCTTCGCTGCTTCATAATAGTATCTTCTACATTGCTTCATACTTTTACTTTATTGCTTATTTGAACTGTTGCTTAGTTTAAGTAGGTGTAAATGTTAGATCATTCaagttttttgttgtttttgcaGTTGAAGAGAGGAATTCCTTGGATGACACTGCAGGCAAAGAAGTGAATTTGGACCACTTCATAAAACCCCCTGCAAATCTAGTTGTTCTTGAAGGTGACTGCTTGGATACTGCTGGTGATGGTGGGGAATTGGAGTCATATCTGGTATTATAGTTGTTTCCAGATGTTTGCTTATTTAAGTTCGCAtgcttttaaattttatttggcAATAATACGGATACCATGAATTGCTACAGTTGTCCACCACAGACTTGTACCAGGATTTTATTCTGTTGGATACATCAGATGCTGTTGCAGTGGATGAGTTTCTAAAGGATAGCGAAGCCAATGCAGCCCAAAATGTTGCTAATAGAGGAGCTTCAACTCGTAAAAGCTTTCTTTCTCCTACAAGGAATTCTGAAGGAGGTGCTAACAAATCTTCAGTGGCAAAAAGTCAGCATGCTAATTCCAACTGTTCCCCTAAAGTTGATTGCCACTTTGACAACGATAATGTTCGGCCCAGTTCTCCCGTCTCTGGTggtattgataattgtgattttggTTATAACATGGATGATGGATGCAATGCATTTAGGGATTCAGACAATTcagatgttgatgatgatgatccaTGGAAACCTTTGAATCCACATGAACCAGGCAACTTGAAGGTGAAGCCGTTTAGAAAAGGTAACCCACTGTCTTCGCTTTTTTCTGCCTCTGTTGTATAAAATACCTTTTCTATAATCTTTAAGATGTATCTGCAGTTAAAGGATTAAAGAAGAATGGAATTAATGTGAGACGACGAGTATCAATGAGCATTTTATTTCCACCTGCAAAATTACATGGTCCTATTAGTCCAGAGCTCATGGCAATGTGGGAGATGCAGCATCATGCCCACGAACAACAAAAAGATTCTACATCTCTTCCACTATATGAGAAGGTACTTTATCAGAATGGTCCTTTCACATATAGGTTATTATGTTTGTACATATTGTGACTGTGGTATGTGTTTTGTAAATTGTAGCTTAGGCAGTCTCTTATCAATGAGGGGAGTAAAACCGATGGAGAATTTTTCAATGCAGAAGCTG is a window encoding:
- the LOC107639032 gene encoding condensin-2 complex subunit H2 isoform X2 — translated: MTKDASEPGGSGGGGFHAVHAERDLESNWEVDLAKKLEEYLLKICSGEITGEEEGHIPVNFAEAALLLQGSIQVYSRKVEYLYTLVLRALEFLSQKRQQDHIDGGSDQHDESGPSAITNEENDQFWCSDDIPVEERNSLDDTAGKEVNLDHFIKPPANLVVLEGDCLDTAGDGGELESYLLSTTDLYQDFILLDTSDAVAVDEFLKDSEANAAQNVANRGASTRKSFLSPTRNSEGGANKSSVAKSQHANSNCSPKVDCHFDNDNVRPSSPVSGGIDNCDFGYNMDDGCNAFRDSDNSDVDDDDPWKPLNPHEPGNLKVKPFRKVKGLKKNGINVRRRVSMSILFPPAKLHGPISPELMAMWEMQHHAHEQQKDSTSLPLYEKLRQSLINEGSKTDGEFFNAEADNDDHEFDTGNPDFDMPENAYMDEDLPHNKENEVNDAHAEGDEDVDNDVPNSQESLEDLCRSHLNALLASIAETEKQTELATRVSTWKQRIEHSLEEEDSRPPFDIHEYGARILDKLSLEESSSCVLSFSDLVEGQTKFDIARSFSSLLQLVNNRDVDLQRNVDNGKPVCYTAVNPFHVRLLKHDKEQEGMQFRLSKKRPKSATKKPAKNKDGRGKSPTNGSSREYGPMGMSPPANCKISSKLRKESNSCERT
- the LOC107639032 gene encoding condensin-2 complex subunit H2 isoform X1 produces the protein MTKDASEPGGSGGGGFHAVHAERDLESNWEVDLAKKLEEYLLKICSGEITGEEEGHIPVNFAEAALLLQGSIQVYSRKVEYLYTLVLRALEFLSQKRQQDHIDGGSDQHDESGPSAITNEENDQFWCSDDIPVEERNSLDDTAGKEVNLDHFIKPPANLVVLEGDCLDTAGDGGELESYLLSTTDLYQDFILLDTSDAVAVDEFLKDSEANAAQNVANRGASTRKSFLSPTRNSEGGANKSSVAKSQHANSNCSPKVDCHFDNDNVRPSSPVSGGIDNCDFGYNMDDGCNAFRDSDNSDVDDDDPWKPLNPHEPGNLKVKPFRKVKGLKKNGINVRRRVSMSILFPPAKLHGPISPELMAMWEMQHHAHEQQKDSTSLPLYEKLRQSLINEGSKTDGEFFNAEADNDDHEFDTGNPDFDMPENAYMDEDLPHNKENEVNDAHAEGDEDVDNDVPNSQESLEDLCRSHLNALLASIAETEKQTELATRVSTWKQRIEHSLEEEDSRPPFDIHEYGARILDKLSLEESSSCVLSFSDLVEGQTKFDIARSFSSLLQLVNNRDVDLQRNVDNGKPVCYTAVNPFHVRLLKHDKEQEGMQFRLSKKRPKSATKKPAKNKDGRGKSPTNGSSREYGPMGMSPPANCKISSKLRKVSAIKLSPESKRRRRSQYVEPVNLHSGR